Proteins encoded in a region of the Ursus arctos isolate Adak ecotype North America unplaced genomic scaffold, UrsArc2.0 scaffold_2, whole genome shotgun sequence genome:
- the NMRAL1 gene encoding nmrA-like family domain-containing protein 1 isoform X2, with product MADKKLVVVFGATGAQGGSVARTLLEDGTFRVRVVTRDPGQKAAKELRLQGAEVVQGDQDDEASMELALTGAHAAFIVTNYWENRSQEQEVKQGKLLADLAKRLGLHYVVYSGLENMKKLTAGRLAAGHFDGKGEVEEYFRDIGVPMTSVRLSCYFENLLSYFLPQKAPDGKSYLLSLPMGDVPMDGLSVTDLGPVVLSLLKMPEEYVGRNIGLSTCKHTAEEYAALLSKHTGKTVRNAKTPLCF from the exons ATGGCAGACAAGAAACTGGTGGTGGTGTTTGGAGCCACAG GTGCTCAGGGAGGCTCAGTGGCCCGGACGCTCCTGGAAGATGGGACATTCAGGGTTCGAGTGGTGACGCGGgaccctgggcagaaggcagcaAAGGAGCTGAGGCTGCAGGGTGCAGAGGTGGTACAGGGAGACCAGGATGACGAGGCCAGCATGGAGCTGGCCCTGACTGGGGCCCATGCTGCCTTCATTGTGACCAACTACTGGGAAAACCGAAGCCAGGAGCAGGAGGTCAAGCAG GGAAAGCTGCTGGCCGATCTGGCCAAGCGCCTGGGCCTTCACTACGTGGTCTACAGTGGCCTGGAGAACATGAAGAAGCTGACGGCCGGGAGACTGGCAGCGGGCCACTTTGATGGCAAAGGGGAGGTGGAGGAATATTTCCGGGACATCGGAGTTCCCATGACCAGCGTGCGGCTCTCCTGCTATTTTGAGAACCTCCTCTCCTACTTCCTGCCTCAGAAAGCCCCCGACGGAAAGAGCTACTTGCTGA gctTGCCCATGGGTGATGTGCCCATGGATGGCTTATCTGTAACCGACCTGGGTCCCGTGGTGCTCAGCCTGCTGAAGATGCCAGAAGAGTACGTCGGTCGGAACATTGGGCTCAGTACCTGCAAGCACACAGCAGAAGAGTACGCCGCCCTGCTCTCCAAGCACACCGGGAAAACCGTGCGCAATGCCAAG ACTCCCCTCTGTTTCTAG
- the NMRAL1 gene encoding nmrA-like family domain-containing protein 1 isoform X1, with amino-acid sequence MADKKLVVVFGATGAQGGSVARTLLEDGTFRVRVVTRDPGQKAAKELRLQGAEVVQGDQDDEASMELALTGAHAAFIVTNYWENRSQEQEVKQGKLLADLAKRLGLHYVVYSGLENMKKLTAGRLAAGHFDGKGEVEEYFRDIGVPMTSVRLSCYFENLLSYFLPQKAPDGKSYLLSLPMGDVPMDGLSVTDLGPVVLSLLKMPEEYVGRNIGLSTCKHTAEEYAALLSKHTGKTVRNAKTTPEDYEKYGFPGARDLANMFRFYVLKPDRDIELTLKLNPKARTLDQWLEQHKGDFAGL; translated from the exons ATGGCAGACAAGAAACTGGTGGTGGTGTTTGGAGCCACAG GTGCTCAGGGAGGCTCAGTGGCCCGGACGCTCCTGGAAGATGGGACATTCAGGGTTCGAGTGGTGACGCGGgaccctgggcagaaggcagcaAAGGAGCTGAGGCTGCAGGGTGCAGAGGTGGTACAGGGAGACCAGGATGACGAGGCCAGCATGGAGCTGGCCCTGACTGGGGCCCATGCTGCCTTCATTGTGACCAACTACTGGGAAAACCGAAGCCAGGAGCAGGAGGTCAAGCAG GGAAAGCTGCTGGCCGATCTGGCCAAGCGCCTGGGCCTTCACTACGTGGTCTACAGTGGCCTGGAGAACATGAAGAAGCTGACGGCCGGGAGACTGGCAGCGGGCCACTTTGATGGCAAAGGGGAGGTGGAGGAATATTTCCGGGACATCGGAGTTCCCATGACCAGCGTGCGGCTCTCCTGCTATTTTGAGAACCTCCTCTCCTACTTCCTGCCTCAGAAAGCCCCCGACGGAAAGAGCTACTTGCTGA gctTGCCCATGGGTGATGTGCCCATGGATGGCTTATCTGTAACCGACCTGGGTCCCGTGGTGCTCAGCCTGCTGAAGATGCCAGAAGAGTACGTCGGTCGGAACATTGGGCTCAGTACCTGCAAGCACACAGCAGAAGAGTACGCCGCCCTGCTCTCCAAGCACACCGGGAAAACCGTGCGCAATGCCAAG ACGACCCCAGAGGACTACGAGAAGTATGGCTTCCCTGGCGCCCGGGACCTGGCCAACATGTTCCGTTTCTATGTCCTGAAACCTGACCGAGACATCGAACTGACCCTGAAGCTCAACCCCAAGGCCAGGACGCTGGACCAGTGGCTGGAGCAGCACAAAGGAGACTTTGCTGGGCTCTGA